A region of the Meles meles chromosome 18, mMelMel3.1 paternal haplotype, whole genome shotgun sequence genome:
ACCCACTTCAATGTTAtgcctcctgcccctcccatcAATGCTGTTTCTGTCTGTAGACTGCTGGTTTGCATTTCATTTACAGGGAGACAAAAATGGAACCTTTGTGCCAGAGTTGAAGGAAATTATAAAAGCCCACAGCTTGTCTTCAGACTTAATGTCAACTATTTGTCTCCTTTATTTTCAAACAAACAAGTCCTCCCCATGTGTTCTGAGGCCATCTCAAACATTCCCTGCCTTGGGTCTGTAGTTGCCTGGTTCCTGCATCACCAGGTATAGCAAAAACCTACCATTCTGTAGAATTGTTTATGAGCCACAGAAGACTATTGTAGGGGGTCCCGTGAGATATGATGAGAGACTTTGGGCGAGATGTTGGGTTATATGAATGCACGTGGGCATTGGAACAAATGGTTTGCTAAGAACTGAGCCTCTTTGAGGCTTTGGGGTTTATTAGTTAGAAACTTAGATGCAAGGATAAAAGGTCTTATCCAAACTCTCAAAATATCATGAATTCAAAACATTTCCCCATCATCTGGCACGATGGATGAATCCTATCGTACACTTCCAAAAGTTCTGCTGCATGGTAGATAAGTCAAGAAATCTCTTCCACTGGAGGTGAACAGGCTGCTGGGTGAGCACTGGGGGTGACAATCTCTTCATTACTGGGAACTTGGGGCGAGTGGTCTGCAATCCTGAGATCCATGGTGGGGCTTAGAGGGAGATGtaggactttctttttttgttgctcATTATTACCTGAGGCTGTAGGCTAGAGGTCCACGTGAACATTATTCTTCTCCAACCTCAGAAAAATGATACTGTGCGTTCTCCTAAAAATGTGTTGTCATGAAAGATTGCCACTAAGACAGAATAGTAGGGACTGCATAAGGCCTGGATCTGAGCAGGTTTGAccaaaagtaactttttttttttaaaagagtatgaTTAAATGTTTAGGATGCGCTATCCTTTGTTTAGTGTGTTATAATAAAATGCTGACATTGGGAATAACTTACTTTAGAAATATAGTGGAATTTAAGGTTAGCCATGTCAGTAACATACTTCCTTggttaggaggaaaaaaaataggtggAGAACCTGGGAATTTGCTTATCTCAGGGGAATGTTTCACACACCAGCAAGTTTCACACATCCCTGCAGATGCTGCAGCGGAAAGAAACGCATGGGATCGTTATTCAGTTAAAGCAGCGTTACTCAGTGTGTGGTCCTCAGACCAGCAGCCTCCCCTGGGAGCTTCTTGGAAATGTACATTCCCAGGTCTCCCTAGCAGATCTACTGAGTCAGAATCACAGGGTGGGCGGGCCCTGGTGTCTGCTTGGACAAGCTCTCCAGGCAATGCTAGTGTtcactaaagtttgagaagcactgctctagACTGGAGGTTCTCCAAGTGTGATCTCCTGACCCAcagcaccagcatcacctgggaactaaGGAAAAACCATCTGAGACTTTTTTCACTGGACATTCACAGGTGTTGGTAGAAACACTCCATGGCATTTCAAATGTTCAAGGTTCACAGAGATGGCCAGACAGGACTTACAAAATAATGAATGCTTGGCTAAAAATTCCCAGATGCACATTTTCCTGTCTTAGAACTGGAAAGGACCTACAGAGACCTCTTGGACCTGATTCTTATCACTAGGGGTTAATAATAAAACCTCACAGACGGCCAGCATTTCCCTCCCCACTAACGGTTTAGAACATTGATTGTCGAATCAGGAGCTCTGGAGGTGGGGCTCTGCaccctgtgggttttttttttttctttttaaagattttatttatttatttgacacacagagagagagagatcacaagtaggcagagaagcaggcaagaggcaggcagagagagagggggaaggaggctccccattgagcagagagtccgacgcggggctccatcccaggaccctgagatcatgacctgagccaaaggcagaggcttaccccactgagccaccccagcacccccgcaccctgtgttttaacaagccctttaGACAGATGCATCccacagtttgagaaccactagacCGCACTTCCCCTCAAACTGCCCATAGGTGTGACCACCTTCCTCGCAATGCTGGCTGAGAAGTGCAGCCAGAAGACAGAAACTTGGCCCAGTAATATGACCATGTTTGGATGCTGGTAGAGAAAATGGTGTTTACTTTGACCTCTTGTGTGGAGCCCACGTAGCTCCGTGGAAAGTGCGTCCTCTTCTCTCAGTTCACTCTGTGCTAGCCCTGGCTAACGAGTGTTATTTTTCCTAAGGTCTTTGGGCCTTCGATGTGAAGAACTCTTTAGTGATGGAGGTGATCGATGCACGAAAGATAAGGACAGAAGAAGGTAGGGCTTGGGACGTTAGCAATGGGAGCTCCTGCTGCGAGCTGAGAGCTAAAGCTGAGAgatctggggtggggaggcatcGAGGTGGGGCTCAGCGTGGCCACTCTCATTACGCAGGTAGAAAGTATGCCGCTTgccggtgggggtggggcatgaaGGAGGACTTGTTGCTCATTTTGTTCCAGACAGATACAGTTTCACCTCTGCCAGATACAAGCAAATGCCTCAACCTGCAagatactttgtattttttaaaaactttgtttttaagtaatctccatggacccaacatggggcttgaactcacaacccctagaCCAAGAGTCACGTGCatcctctactgactgagctatccaggcacccgaGATCTCGGCATTTTGCGTTTGCTTGGAGGAGACGAAGATGAACCATCAAGTCTGCATTTGGAAGCTTcgatgtgcattttttttttttcttttagtgagaGGTGATGTCACACATCTTGCCTTAGGCAGAATAATAGACAACTTTTGCAGGGAGATGAAGACTTTCGCAACACATTCTTTACTGACAGATCTGTCCCTAGATGAGCTCCAGCTCCTGAATGTCCACAGGCAGCCTGGGAATAAACTGTATGATCTGTATTTTCTCTGACTTTGCCCAGTGATAGTGTTTTTCACTGAATTTAGGTTGAAGATGGCAAGATCAACCTTTTAACTTCCTTGCCTCCCAAACCCCTATTCAAATGATCAAAGTAATGCACCCTTTGAGAAAACAAGGAATATAGCACCAtcaggagagaaatcacaaggcaTTTCTGCTAGACAGAGTGAAGTTGCAGAGGGACGAGGGAGGGAATGACCTGCCCATGATTTGGTATCTACAAAGGAAGAGGCTTGTTAAACTCATAAATAGAATTTTCTAAGAAAGCCTCCCTACCCCAAATACCCAAAACTTCTGGCCATCACTATAGTGAAAAGCTTATAGATTTCTGAGCCTGTTAGATTTGAGTTCAAACCCACCGTTCACTAGTTATGCAAGCTAGTCGGCCTCGATCTCATCCTCAGTTAACTGGGGGATTACACAAAATAGTACAGGAGAGGAGACATAGCCAAAACGTTCATAGTTATTTACTgattattatgtgccaggtactgtgcgAAAAGCTTTACATTTCCTTGAACCCACAAAAGGCTCTGTGAAATTGATTATATTCTAACCATGATTTTGCACCGAAAGCAACTAAGGTTTAAAAGGGCTAACGGGTTCCTCAGATTCACAGGGATTGCATGGGTAGAGAAGGAATTTGGGCTCAACCAGTCTAATGGCAGAGCCCATGTTTTCAGGCTCTAAGCTGAACCGTTCCAAGCCCTTAAAAcatattgcttttttaaatccTTACAGTGGCCTCTTGGTAACCACTTTTGTTggtggaaaagaaatagaagtccaGAGTGTAAACAGTTTAATATTATACAAAGGTCTGAAGCCAAGCCGGCTGGACTCCCAAGTTCCCCACCCTTTACCACCATGCTGTTTTTTAATTGATATACCCCCATGGAATGTCATTCAATCTCCCATCTTTGGCTTTGATTTTATTCTCACTGAATACAAGGGGTGTAAGGCCAATTATACATGATGGGGAAAAGTTCAAACCTGGTCCCGCTGCTGGATTATTGTAGGCAAGCTCCTCTAAATCTCCTGTCTTTCTCTTTGCTGGTAGAACTCACAGAGAACATCGGGCTTCCCTCCTGTGTGCTTGAGAAACACAGCCCCTGGCCAGCCTATGTGACATATATGTCCCCGATGGTGAAGAGACTCATcgagaaaagcaaagctagagatCTGGAATGCGCACAGGCACTCGAGGAAAGCCAACGGACATCGAGGCAGAACAAGCTGGCCAGCATCACGcagctgaaaaggaaaaagtcCTCTAAGGGCCCTGGAAACTTGGTGTTGAAGGACATGAGGTCAGAGACCATGCTGTCAGTGTGGAGCTCCTACTCCGTACCGGCCACAGGTCCCTCCACTATGCCAGAGCCAAGGCACTTCCATACGGATTCCAGAGAAAATCCCACTGCAAACTATAACAAGATCATCTTCTCTCGAAAACCCATGATGAGGCTGCTTCCGTACAGCTCCCTTCTAGTCAGCAAAGAGAAACATTCCAGTGTTTAGCAGGGAGTCCCTGCAGTCATCCCTCCAGTCATCCCTCCACCACGATCCTACAGTAATTAAGCTCCATGTGCAGCAAATTTCCCTATGCCCTTTAAATGTGAACTTGTCCCTGCTTGTGCAGAGGTTGGCTGAGATAAACCAGATCTGAATGTGGGCCGTGGGTGGGCAGGTACAGCCCCTCCAGCATCACAGTCAGATGGGCTTGGGAAACCCCACGCCCCAGTTCCTGCCATACATGCTCAGAACCTAACTGAGGATGAATGAGTTCCAGTCCAGGCAGGACAGAGAAACCATACCAGAGGTAATCCAATAGAATTATTAACCAGGTAACTGGAAAGGTGGGACGAGAGCCCAAGGGTATTAGTGCAGGTAGCCACCTGcaaggaagcaggtttcccaagGCTGGGGGAGCAAAGGCAAGATATTGGACTTATTAAAAGTTAGGCACTTGGGGAGTAGGcatgtgggctcaatctcagattTTTGAGACTGGGCAGGGTAGGGGATACTCCTCAGTGGGTTCTGGTGTCCTTGAGCTTGGAGGAAATTTCCAGCAGGGAGGGTATCTCAGTCTCTGTGGAGGGGGAGCTCTTGGGCTGAGTTTGATTCTGCGATGGTTGAGAAAACCAAAAACTGGACTCAAATGCTTCTGGAAGGAATTGACCCTGCCCGAGAGAACAAGAAGTGTTGCCAGTGGAAACAGACAGGGAGAGGAAGCCAGCAGAGGGGTAAACAGGAAGCAAACCAGGAGAGaattccttcctccccttccagtCTCAAAGCTCCCCCTCACTGCCCCATACCCCCTGATAGGGTATGAGCCTATACCTATCAGGAGCCTATCAGGGAGGAAAGCAGGAATGTGGTTTGTAGAATCCTGAATGCCAACATCTCAGCATTGGAGGAAAGGATAGACTGGAAGCCAGGAATACATCAGCTTCAAAACTAGCACGCTGGTGTTCTGAGTGAGCCCACCTTGCTCCACCAGGCACCTGAACTTGGAATTGAGATGTTTACTCCTTGGTGGGTTTACAAAGTGGCCGTGGAGGGTGTGAGTGTCCCCTGCTGAGAAATGGAGGATTTCCTCCCCTGTACTACTTTAAGGCTTGCCTTGTGGAGTCAAGTTGGCAGGGGAGAAGTTCCTGGCTGGACCCCAGCTGTAATTTGTCAGACCACACTTAGCACTGGTCCATCCGTGCTCTGGGCAGTTCCCAATTGGCCCCAAAGCAAGTGATGTTAAACTTAGTCTCAAAGCAGACAGGCTTGTCTTTAGATGCAAGGGGAATCTAGTTATGATAGGGAGACCTAGCTGATCTCACAACCGGAGTTTGTCTATTGATTATAGCATGCCTCCATTGGTAGCTTTTCTCCGACCTCACCTGAATTTCTGTATTTACATTCATGAAGCGGTTGATACCCATCTTGCTTCCCTAACGGATATGTAGAGGCAAGTTGCTATAAATGCCATTTGAAGAAATCAAGTTTACCCTACACATGCATTCTCTCCACACAGGAATCTTGCAGAAATTTTGGCATTCACCTCTGGCTGCTGTGAGTAGCACTGGGACAGCTTCACAAATTAGAGGAGCCCTGGACTCATTCCTGGGTTGCCAGGTCTTGGCCAGAATGAATTCTTACAAAAATATAGGTGGTTTCCAGTGAATCTGAATGACTGTATTTCGTGTCTGTGGATCATTTATAGACATGGAAGCAGGTGGTAAATTCCTCCCAAcgagaatttttctcttttctctcctttcatggGAGTTTAAAGCCAGAGTATATTTGAAGTAGATTTGGGAGTAGATTTGTCTGTTCTGGGAGCACAGGGATGTCTCTCAGGTCCTCATGAGCAAAGCTAGTCTCAGCAAATGTCTAACATTGAGTGTTAGAGTTTATTGAGATTTGGGATTATTTCTTCCAATCCCTCTTGGAGGGCAAAgcagttactttttctttttttttttaagtttttttttttaggtgtttaATAGTTTTTACAAAGTATCTGTATATTCTCTAAATTAAAATGATGGTTTTACAGGTAACAGTGTTTAGATTGAGTTAATTCTCAACCTATTATAACAACAGAAGCACGAGTAGAAGGACATTATTAACACCTTACGTTGTGATGAAAATTGCTCATATCTGGGACTCTAGTCCAGACACACTGCCTCCTAAGAccgttttaagaaagaaaaagcctaATTCCTTTTGAAATGGGGGACTCTGTTTGAGCCCAAGCTGGGGTTCACGGCCAGGCCACCACAGGGGGATTTGACCAGCTTTGACTACATTTGCATGAGCACTGCAGGAAAGACACAGTTAAACAAGAGCAGCTGGACCCAGTCATGAAGCCTCCAcattgggggagggagggtgattCTCAGTAATCCCTGTTGCTTAGATTGTCTTCTGCTCCAGACCTCCCTGAGCGTGATGGAGGTGGGGAGCAATGAGTCAAAATCCTCCTAAAAGGCTCTTTTGCTAAAACCCTAGAAAGCACTGAGTATGcacaggaagggaggggggagagttTCTTGATTTCACAACACCCTAGCATGCAGGATCCCACTGCCCTGGGCCTGCCAGAGGCCAGTGGATGCTCGGCGGCACCAACTTTGTTCATGAGAACCTGAGAGAGATTCCTGGTGCTCCCAGAACAGGCGTGCAGCCCTTCCGGGCGCTGAAATCTGATCCGAGCAGGTGGGGCATGGAACGGAATGGGGATTCTTCCTCATGGAAGCTCATGGGCCTGTCCAGACTGGAGGGGGTTGGGCTATCTCCAGTTCCTCTGAACATATTGGAACTTTCACCTCTAA
Encoded here:
- the CDRT4 gene encoding CMT1A duplicated region transcript 4 protein, translated to MNCTRDLQELPDGRRKDKKRSEKGLWAFDVKNSLVMEVIDARKIRTEEELTENIGLPSCVLEKHSPWPAYVTYMSPMVKRLIEKSKARDLECAQALEESQRTSRQNKLASITQLKRKKSSKGPGNLVLKDMRSETMLSVWSSYSVPATGPSTMPEPRHFHTDSRENPTANYNKIIFSRKPMMRLLPYSSLLVSKEKHSSV